Proteins encoded by one window of Pseudomonas sp. LS44:
- a CDS encoding LysR family transcriptional regulator produces the protein MRRKIPSTAALVAFESAARHQSFTRAAEELALTQSAICRQIAGLEEFLGLALFRRSRRGVKLTEAGLAYSRKVAAQLDAVERDTLAMMGQQGATSIELALVPTFGTQWLLPRLKDFQREHPEVTVNLTNRTRPFLFADTEFDAAIYFGDADWSGTESHFLMRENSQPVCSPALLEGRAQLDAASIASLPLLQQTTRPYAWRQWFNSLGLNVAQDLRGPRYELFSMLAQAASHEMGVALIPPFLIERELAEGRLVVALPHSCVSERAYYLMIPERKVESAALRAFRDWLLPVAEAYRRETGL, from the coding sequence ATGCGCCGCAAGATCCCCAGCACCGCGGCCCTGGTGGCCTTCGAGTCCGCCGCCCGCCACCAGAGCTTCACCCGCGCCGCTGAAGAGCTGGCGCTGACCCAGAGCGCGATCTGCCGGCAGATCGCCGGGCTCGAGGAGTTCCTCGGCCTGGCGCTGTTCCGCCGCTCGCGGCGCGGCGTCAAACTCACCGAGGCGGGCCTCGCCTACAGCCGCAAGGTGGCTGCGCAGCTCGACGCGGTGGAGCGCGACACCTTGGCGATGATGGGCCAGCAGGGCGCGACGAGCATCGAGCTGGCGCTGGTGCCGACCTTCGGCACGCAATGGCTGCTGCCGCGCCTCAAGGATTTCCAGCGCGAGCATCCCGAGGTGACGGTCAATCTGACCAATCGCACGCGGCCGTTCCTGTTCGCCGATACCGAATTCGATGCGGCGATCTATTTCGGCGATGCCGATTGGTCGGGCACCGAGTCGCACTTCCTGATGCGCGAGAACTCGCAACCGGTGTGCAGCCCGGCACTGCTCGAAGGTCGCGCGCAGTTGGATGCGGCGAGCATCGCCAGCCTGCCACTGTTGCAGCAAACCACCCGCCCGTACGCCTGGCGCCAGTGGTTCAACTCGCTAGGCCTGAACGTTGCGCAGGACCTGCGCGGACCGCGCTACGAGCTGTTTTCCATGCTCGCCCAAGCGGCCAGCCATGAGATGGGCGTGGCGCTGATTCCGCCATTTCTGATCGAGCGCGAGCTGGCCGAAGGGCGCCTGGTGGTGGCGCTGCCACACAGCTGCGTCAGCGAGCGCGCCTATTACCTGATGATTCCCGAGCGCAAGGTCGAATCGGCGGCGCTGCGCGCGTTCCGCGACTGGCTGCTGCCGGTGGCCGAGGCGTATCGCCGCGAAACCGGGCTCTAA
- a CDS encoding acyl-CoA dehydrogenase — protein MAGKASFNWEDPLLLDQQLTEEERMVRDSARQYAQNKLAPRVLEAFRHEQTDAAIFREMGELGLLGATIPSEYGGSGLNYVCYGLIAREVERIDSGYRSMMSVQSSLVMVPIFEFGNEATKRKYLPKLASGEFIGCFGLTEPDHGSDPGSMICRAKKVDGGYRLSGSKMWITNSPIADVFVVWAKDDAGEIRGFVLEKGWQGLSAPTIHGKVGLRASITGEIVMDNVFCPEENAFPEVRGLKGPFTCLNSARYGISWGALGAAEFCWHTARQYTLDRQQFGRPLAATQLIQKKLADMQTEITLALQGCLRLGRMKDEGTAAVEITSIMKRNSCGKSLDIARMARDMLGGNGISDEFGVARHLVNLEVVNTYEGTHDVHALILGRAQTGIQAFF, from the coding sequence ATGGCCGGCAAAGCAAGCTTCAACTGGGAAGACCCGCTGCTGCTCGATCAACAGCTCACTGAAGAAGAGCGCATGGTCCGCGACAGCGCCCGCCAGTACGCCCAGAACAAACTGGCGCCACGCGTGCTGGAAGCCTTCCGCCATGAGCAGACCGACGCGGCGATCTTCCGTGAGATGGGCGAGCTCGGCCTGCTCGGCGCGACCATTCCCAGCGAGTACGGTGGCAGCGGCCTCAACTACGTGTGCTACGGGCTGATCGCCCGCGAAGTCGAGCGCATCGATTCCGGCTACCGCTCGATGATGAGCGTGCAGTCCTCCTTGGTAATGGTGCCGATCTTCGAATTCGGCAACGAAGCGACCAAGCGCAAGTACCTGCCCAAGCTGGCCAGCGGCGAATTCATCGGCTGCTTCGGCCTGACCGAGCCGGACCACGGCTCCGACCCGGGCTCGATGATCTGTCGGGCGAAGAAGGTCGACGGCGGCTATCGCCTGTCCGGCAGCAAGATGTGGATCACCAACAGCCCGATCGCCGACGTGTTCGTGGTCTGGGCCAAGGACGACGCCGGCGAGATCCGCGGCTTCGTCCTCGAGAAGGGCTGGCAAGGTCTGTCCGCCCCAACGATTCACGGCAAGGTCGGCCTGCGCGCCTCGATCACCGGCGAGATCGTCATGGACAACGTGTTCTGCCCGGAAGAGAACGCCTTCCCCGAGGTGCGTGGCCTGAAAGGCCCGTTCACCTGCCTGAACTCCGCACGTTACGGGATCAGCTGGGGTGCGCTGGGCGCCGCCGAGTTCTGCTGGCACACCGCACGTCAGTACACCCTGGACCGCCAGCAGTTCGGCCGCCCGCTGGCCGCCACCCAGCTGATCCAGAAGAAACTCGCCGACATGCAGACCGAGATCACCCTGGCCCTGCAAGGTTGCCTGCGTCTCGGGCGGATGAAGGACGAGGGCACCGCGGCGGTGGAAATCACCTCGATCATGAAGCGCAACAGCTGCGGCAAGTCGCTGGACATCGCGCGGATGGCCCGCGACATGCTGGGCGGCAACGGCATCAGCGACGAGTTCGGTGTGGCCCGCCATCTGGTCAACCTCGAGGTGGTCAACACCTACGAAGGCACCCATGACGTGCACGCGCTGATCCTCGGCCGCGCGCAGACCGGCATCCAGGCGTTTTTCTGA
- a CDS encoding CaiB/BaiF CoA-transferase family protein: MSGALSHIRVLDLSRILAGPWAGQILADLGAEVIKVERPEVGDDTRSWGPPFLKDTEGRDTSEAAYYLSANRNKQSITVDFTQPEGQRLIRELAAQSDVLLENFKAGGLAAYGLDYESLKALNPRLVYCSITGFGQQGPYAKRAGYDFMIQALGGLMSLTGRADSEEGGGPVKVGVALTDILTGLYSTVAVLAALASRDQGGSGQHIDMALLDVQIACLGNQAMNYLTTGVPPRRLGNAHPNIVPYQDFPTADGDFILTVGNDSQFRKFCEVAGLTALAADSRFSSNAARVANRAELIPLIRQATVFKTTAEWIATLEQAGVPCGPINDLAQVFADPQVQARGMRLDLPHPLAGTVPQVASPIRLSATPVEYRNAAPLLGEHTEEILQRLLGLDAAGIAALRSAKVL; this comes from the coding sequence ATGTCCGGTGCCCTTTCGCATATCCGTGTGCTCGACCTGTCGCGCATCCTCGCCGGCCCGTGGGCCGGGCAGATCCTCGCCGACCTCGGCGCCGAAGTGATCAAGGTCGAGCGTCCCGAGGTCGGCGACGATACCCGCAGCTGGGGCCCGCCGTTCCTGAAGGATACCGAGGGCCGCGACACCAGCGAGGCGGCCTACTACCTGTCGGCCAACCGCAATAAACAGTCGATCACCGTCGACTTCACCCAGCCCGAGGGCCAGCGCCTGATCCGCGAGCTGGCGGCCCAGTCCGACGTGCTGCTGGAGAACTTCAAGGCCGGCGGCCTGGCCGCCTACGGTCTCGACTACGAGTCGCTGAAGGCGCTCAACCCGCGACTGGTGTACTGCTCGATCACCGGTTTCGGCCAGCAAGGGCCGTACGCCAAACGCGCCGGCTACGACTTCATGATCCAGGCCCTCGGTGGCCTGATGAGCCTCACCGGCCGCGCCGACAGCGAAGAGGGCGGCGGCCCGGTCAAGGTCGGCGTGGCCCTCACGGACATCCTCACTGGGCTGTACTCCACGGTCGCCGTGCTCGCCGCTCTGGCCAGTCGCGACCAGGGCGGTAGCGGCCAGCACATCGACATGGCGCTGCTCGACGTGCAGATCGCCTGCCTCGGCAATCAGGCGATGAACTACCTGACCACCGGCGTGCCGCCACGGCGACTGGGCAACGCCCACCCGAACATCGTGCCGTATCAGGATTTCCCCACCGCCGACGGCGATTTCATCCTCACGGTTGGCAATGACAGCCAGTTCCGCAAGTTTTGCGAGGTCGCCGGCCTCACGGCGTTGGCCGCCGACTCGCGTTTTTCCAGCAATGCCGCGCGCGTTGCCAACCGCGCCGAGCTGATCCCGCTGATCCGCCAAGCCACGGTGTTCAAGACCACCGCCGAATGGATCGCCACGCTGGAACAGGCCGGCGTGCCGTGCGGGCCGATCAACGATCTGGCCCAGGTGTTTGCCGACCCGCAGGTGCAGGCGCGCGGCATGCGCCTCGATCTGCCGCATCCGCTGGCCGGCACGGTGCCGCAGGTGGCCAGCCCGATCCGCCTGTCGGCCACCCCGGTGGAATACCGCAACGCCGCGCCGCTGCTCGGCGAGCACACCGAGGAGATCCTGCAACGCCTGCTCGGCCTCGACGCCGCCGGCATCGCCGCGCTACGCAGCGCCAAGGTGCTGTAG
- a CDS encoding DUF1330 domain-containing protein, with product MPCIDPTREQLKAFAEQMPADTPILMLNLLRCREQAVYPPGSEYSPCSGRGAYARYSRIALAKVNGLGGEVQVFADAHAALIAPVDEQWDELLLVRYPSKAAFLGMLADPEYHAATVHRTAALLDARLIGTTSRR from the coding sequence ATGCCGTGCATCGATCCGACCCGCGAACAACTCAAAGCCTTTGCCGAGCAGATGCCGGCGGACACGCCGATCCTCATGCTCAACCTGCTGCGTTGCCGCGAGCAGGCGGTCTATCCGCCGGGCAGTGAGTACAGCCCGTGCAGCGGCCGTGGCGCCTATGCGCGCTACAGCCGGATCGCGCTGGCCAAGGTGAATGGCCTGGGTGGCGAAGTGCAGGTGTTCGCCGATGCTCACGCGGCGTTGATCGCCCCGGTGGATGAGCAGTGGGACGAATTGCTGCTGGTGCGCTATCCGTCCAAGGCGGCGTTTCTCGGCATGCTCGCCGATCCCGAATACCACGCCGCCACCGTGCACCGCACTGCGGCCTTGCTCGATGCGCGCTTGATCGGCACCACATCGCGGCGCTAG